The Microterricola viridarii genome segment TCGAGCGCCGCACCGGCCGCGAGCTTGGCTCGGCGACCGCGGTCGCCGACTCCAAGCAGACCCTGATCTGCACGTACCTGTCGGCCGCCGTGCTTATCGGGCTGCTGCTGAACTCGCTGTTCGGCTGGACCTGGGCCGACCCCGTCGCCGCGCTCGTCATCGCCGTCTTCGCGATCCGCGAGGGCATCGAGGCGTGGAAGGGCGACACCTGCGCCACACCTGTCGCCATGATCCTGGAAGGCGACAACCGGGAGCACTGACCCGCTTCGGCGAGCAGCCCTCAGCGCACGAGGAAGATCAGCGCACGAGGAAGAAGCGGATGCAGACATCCCCGCCGTCGTCGCGGGCCATGCCGAGGAACTGGTTCTCCGCCAGCCAGCGGTGGGCGGGGGCATCCGTTTGGAACACCGGGGCGGTGCGGTAGTAGTAGAGCCGCTCGTCGACCTGCTCCCCCGCCTCCATCCGCGCCTCCAGCTCCGGCGTCGCGCGGTAGTAGCCGCGGTTCAGGATGTCGATGACGGCGCCGTCGTCGGCGCGCAACAGGTAGCGCGCCTCCAGCTGGCAGGTGTCGCCGCGCTCGACCAGCCAGTCGCCGCCACCGGCCAGGACCTCGCCGTTCAGCCGCGGCCCGCTCACCGTTCCGCCGGTGATGGGGGTGAAGTGCAGTTGCTCGTCGGCGCTGCGCCCGATGCGCATGGCCTCATCGATGGTGACGCGCACCTCGAAGACGAACTCGAGTTCGGGCTGGGGCAGGGGGTGGGGCAGGGGCATCATGTCTCCGGTTCAGTTGTGGTGCGGGGCGGGCATCGACACCAGAACACGCCCAGTGCTGCTGCCGTTCAGTACCGCCTCGAAGGCGCCGGGAACCTGATCGATGCCCTCGAAGTCCTGCGCCAGGGCGGGGCCGTCCGGGATGGCGGCTAGACGAGCTTCACGACAATGCACAGCGCGAGCATAACAGCGGGTCCGGAGGGGCCAGGGGCCCACCCTCTGGCCCTCTGGCCAACCGCCGAAGCCCGCGGCACGAGCGCCGGCCGGCAGCGCGACGGCCACCGCTCAGGCACCCAGCTCGGGCGCCCAGCGGCGGCGCGCATCCGGTTCTCGAACACTTCACATTTCAACGCCGCTCGCGATCGGAACTCCTGTAGAAAGAGCTGACGCCTCGCCGCTCCGTGCCCTGGCGCGCCAGACAGCCAGGAGGCGTCTCGACATGCTCGCCCGAATCAACTTCCTCTCTGAGGCGCTCAGCATGCAGACGAATGTGACCGTCTGCCTGCCCTCCGCGTCGTTCGCCGACAAGATGACGGGGAAGAACGAGAGCTATGTGCCTGGCACCCGCTTCCAGACGCTGTACCTGCTGCACGGCGGATTCGGCGACGACTCCGACTACGTGAACTTCACCAACGTCACGCGCTATGCCGATGAGCACAAGGTCGCCGTGATCATGCCGAACGGCTACAACTCGTTCTACGAGAACCAGGAGACGGGCGCGCTCCCGGCCAAGTTCTGGGACTTCGTCTCTGACGAGCTGCCGCGGGTCTGCCAGACGATGTTCCCGCTCTCCACCGAGCGCGACGACACGTTCGTGGCTGGCCTCTCGATGGGAGCGCACGGCGCGATGAAGCTGGCCGTCCATGGCGGCGACCGCTTCCACACGGCCGTGCTGATGTCTGGCGCCGGGATGGACACCCAGGCGGCCCGGGAGCCGGCCACCGCCATCGCAGAGGGCGGCATCGACGAGCAGGCACAGGGCCTGGCGAACTCGGTGCGCCCGGATGTCGCCATGTACCGCGAGGCGAAGCAGTTCGCCGAGGAGGGCAAACGGCTCACCGATATCGTCATGACCTGCGGTTCTGATGACTTCCTGCTGCCCGCCGTGCACACCGCCCGCGACCTGCTGACCGAATACGGCTACTCCGTGACCTACGAAGAGGTGCCCGGGTTCGGCCACGAGTGGGACTTCTGGGACCTCTCGCTGCGCCGTGCCTTCGAGGAGTGGCTGCCGCTGCGACACGACGTGATCCTGCCCTAGCGACCACGCGGCTTCGGCGCTCCCCCTGCCGCGGCAGCCGGCTGGGGGCACGGCCCCGCCGCACTCGGGCATCGCTGCGCGCTTGTCAACCCCTTACGTTCCCGACCGCATGCGCCTAAAACAGAAGCATGACGAATTCAGCACCCACTGCACT includes the following:
- a CDS encoding alpha/beta hydrolase, with protein sequence MLARINFLSEALSMQTNVTVCLPSASFADKMTGKNESYVPGTRFQTLYLLHGGFGDDSDYVNFTNVTRYADEHKVAVIMPNGYNSFYENQETGALPAKFWDFVSDELPRVCQTMFPLSTERDDTFVAGLSMGAHGAMKLAVHGGDRFHTAVLMSGAGMDTQAAREPATAIAEGGIDEQAQGLANSVRPDVAMYREAKQFAEEGKRLTDIVMTCGSDDFLLPAVHTARDLLTEYGYSVTYEEVPGFGHEWDFWDLSLRRAFEEWLPLRHDVILP
- a CDS encoding DUF3237 domain-containing protein is translated as MMPLPHPLPQPELEFVFEVRVTIDEAMRIGRSADEQLHFTPITGGTVSGPRLNGEVLAGGGDWLVERGDTCQLEARYLLRADDGAVIDILNRGYYRATPELEARMEAGEQVDERLYYYRTAPVFQTDAPAHRWLAENQFLGMARDDGGDVCIRFFLVR